Proteins encoded in a region of the Methanofollis tationis genome:
- a CDS encoding STAS domain-containing protein — MEIATERMDGVLVIGLKGRLDGYAATQAAPEIERSLRDDDRSVVFDMDGLTYMSSAGIRILLALHKKVKARNGGIALCNVGEYPRNVLSMAGFDRVLPIFSSRDDALREVQKREGSLSLIADLKNPTVEREGARFGFEPASRAPASLRVKGSLSTLLHARIREEDLSAERLSGITYSLGLGALGGGVEDTMPFLGEMMTLHGSMIWLPTDGHDTPDFFVPAGDTGAVRAYTAFNLSLEGAFNEVAVVEATGEEGIALDALYRAIFALAKERRKECRGVLATAIWGVVAGVQSTGIKRSPIAQDAPANGGSILDPENYDEWMDVCTEMKYDGYSIVTFGIGVDLSADLSGYDRAALDAIHTEEAGTGDLHLHNHGVVFRNVPWDPETDLVRGIERCLADGEFVDMRHLLDSTRIRRAKVGIAYISAIKQA; from the coding sequence ATGGAGATTGCAACGGAACGAATGGATGGCGTCCTCGTCATCGGGTTGAAAGGGCGGCTCGACGGCTACGCGGCGACGCAGGCGGCGCCCGAGATCGAGCGGAGCCTGCGGGACGACGACCGCTCGGTCGTCTTCGATATGGACGGGCTCACCTATATGAGCAGCGCCGGGATCAGGATCCTGCTGGCGCTCCATAAGAAGGTGAAGGCGAGAAACGGCGGGATCGCCCTCTGCAATGTGGGAGAGTACCCGCGGAACGTCCTCTCGATGGCCGGGTTCGACCGTGTCCTCCCGATCTTTTCGTCCCGGGATGACGCCCTGAGGGAGGTGCAGAAGCGCGAGGGTTCCCTCTCCCTGATCGCCGACCTGAAAAATCCGACGGTCGAGCGGGAAGGGGCGCGGTTCGGGTTCGAGCCTGCGTCCCGCGCCCCCGCCTCCCTGCGGGTGAAGGGGAGCCTTTCAACGCTTCTCCATGCCCGCATCAGGGAGGAGGACCTCAGCGCCGAGCGCCTCTCCGGGATCACGTATTCGCTCGGCCTCGGCGCCCTCGGGGGAGGGGTCGAGGACACGATGCCCTTCCTGGGCGAGATGATGACCCTGCACGGCTCGATGATCTGGCTCCCGACCGACGGCCACGATACGCCCGACTTTTTCGTGCCGGCCGGGGATACCGGGGCGGTCAGGGCATATACGGCATTCAACCTCTCGCTTGAAGGGGCGTTCAACGAGGTCGCCGTCGTGGAGGCGACCGGCGAGGAGGGGATCGCCCTCGACGCCCTGTACCGCGCCATTTTTGCGCTGGCGAAGGAGAGGAGGAAGGAGTGCCGCGGCGTTCTGGCGACGGCGATCTGGGGCGTCGTCGCCGGCGTCCAGAGCACCGGGATCAAACGGTCGCCGATCGCACAGGACGCACCCGCAAACGGCGGTTCGATCCTGGACCCGGAAAACTACGACGAGTGGATGGACGTCTGCACCGAGATGAAATACGACGGCTACAGCATCGTCACCTTCGGCATCGGCGTCGACCTCTCTGCCGACCTCTCGGGCTACGACCGGGCGGCGCTCGACGCCATCCACACTGAAGAGGCGGGAACGGGGGATCTGCATCTCCACAACCACGGCGTCGTATTCAGAAACGTGCCCTGGGACCCTGAAACCGACCTCGTGAGGGGGATCGAGCGGTGTCTTGCAGACGGGGAATTTGTAGATATGCGTCATCTGCTTGATTCAACGAGGATCCGCCGCGCAAAAGTGGGGATCGCCTATATCTCCGCGATCAAACAGGCATAA
- a CDS encoding MBL fold metallo-hydrolase: MSGPMEGDWIEIPGSDGAYVLPFTRYPDVCCSNAYVVRTPGEVILIDTGADEAQIASLAAAVRAVNEEGPRAVSVLLTHCHLDHAYGVIGHRDWIESSGIAIFAQEEGALALQSGDPRLTVAEMYGREIGPVPVDVHLLTADDRARGGERTVEARGRSVRLDADRVQVDSETALYRQRITFPSGAECTVYHVPGHSPDSIFVRVGGHLFIGDILFAASPGIAGLHRWNCGDLCASARAARQILASGEIGYCWNGHGRGMTVPDTLRALSALERETKKLDGICAFDPVRLNASVCYARDLLVEAGKLFSVIGGRLYYLSYYLEELGEEEEAEKYRDLVENDAIDEFLTNFSAFAKEVGAGKKLEIQFVLKAVQIAGKIERALGAGAGDPVLDASLVRRARHLLTDCLSTVYGLDERLSGEEIDLAECLEQFVTGFGDSSGLDDAMVDAVEDESAFLAALAARIANPVLFEKTAVSLEVGTRPLPVMTDPERLCDGITSLIEDFAAAGAKEVKISVAGTPEGAAIAVTSDALHPDWPYAGIYERRFSRCGGRCTVETGDRDARVVVCFRYRDDGRSR; this comes from the coding sequence ATGAGTGGACCGATGGAAGGAGACTGGATCGAGATCCCGGGAAGCGACGGGGCGTATGTACTCCCGTTCACGCGATACCCCGATGTCTGCTGTTCGAACGCCTATGTGGTCAGGACACCGGGAGAGGTCATCCTCATCGACACGGGCGCCGACGAGGCCCAGATCGCATCGCTGGCGGCGGCGGTCCGTGCGGTGAACGAGGAAGGCCCCCGCGCTGTTTCCGTGCTGCTCACCCACTGCCACCTGGACCATGCATACGGGGTGATCGGCCACCGGGACTGGATCGAATCCTCGGGGATCGCGATCTTCGCCCAGGAAGAGGGGGCGCTGGCCCTCCAGTCCGGCGACCCGCGCCTGACGGTCGCCGAGATGTACGGCCGGGAGATCGGGCCGGTGCCGGTGGATGTCCATCTCCTCACCGCCGATGACCGGGCCCGCGGGGGCGAGCGGACCGTGGAGGCACGCGGCCGCAGCGTGCGCCTCGACGCCGATCGGGTGCAGGTCGATAGCGAGACGGCGCTCTACCGGCAGCGGATCACCTTCCCGTCCGGGGCTGAGTGCACCGTGTATCATGTGCCCGGCCACAGCCCTGACTCTATCTTCGTCAGGGTAGGGGGGCACCTCTTCATCGGGGACATCCTGTTTGCAGCCAGTCCGGGGATCGCCGGTCTGCACCGCTGGAACTGCGGCGACCTCTGCGCCTCGGCCCGTGCGGCCCGCCAGATCCTGGCGTCCGGCGAGATCGGGTATTGCTGGAACGGCCACGGCCGCGGGATGACGGTCCCTGACACCCTCAGGGCGCTTTCGGCCCTTGAGAGGGAGACGAAAAAACTCGACGGGATCTGCGCCTTCGATCCCGTCCGCCTCAACGCCTCGGTCTGCTACGCCCGGGACCTCCTCGTCGAAGCAGGCAAACTCTTCTCGGTCATCGGGGGCAGGCTGTACTATCTCTCGTATTACCTGGAGGAACTTGGCGAGGAGGAGGAGGCAGAGAAATACCGCGACCTTGTCGAGAACGACGCCATCGATGAGTTCCTCACCAACTTCTCTGCCTTTGCAAAGGAGGTCGGCGCGGGGAAAAAACTCGAGATCCAGTTCGTGCTCAAGGCCGTGCAGATCGCGGGGAAGATCGAGCGGGCCCTCGGCGCCGGGGCAGGCGACCCGGTGCTCGACGCCTCCCTGGTCAGGCGGGCGCGGCACCTCCTGACCGACTGCCTCTCCACGGTCTACGGCCTCGACGAGCGTCTTTCCGGGGAGGAGATCGACCTTGCCGAATGCCTGGAACAGTTTGTCACCGGGTTTGGGGACTCCTCCGGTCTCGATGATGCGATGGTCGATGCCGTCGAGGACGAATCGGCGTTTCTTGCGGCCCTTGCCGCACGGATCGCCAATCCCGTCCTCTTCGAGAAGACCGCCGTCAGCCTGGAGGTCGGCACCCGCCCCCTGCCGGTCATGACCGATCCCGAACGGCTCTGCGACGGCATCACGAGCCTCATCGAGGACTTCGCCGCCGCCGGGGCGAAAGAGGTGAAGATCTCGGTCGCCGGCACCCCGGAGGGAGCGGCGATCGCCGTCACCTCAGACGCCCTGCACCCGGACTGGCCCTATGCCGGGATCTACGAGCGGCGGTTTTCGCGCTGCGGAGGCCGGTGCACCGTGGAAACCGGGGACAGAGACGCCAGGGTCGTGGTCTGTTTTCGGTACAGGGATGATGGGCGCTCCCGGTGA
- a CDS encoding ATP-binding protein, protein MPGALAAVTGALERLGVPGEAVQALELAVDEAVTNIMLHGYSSSECRIWISCGVEGGVVRVRIEDEGVPFDPTEAAEPDLEGDADERPIGGLGIHLIRRMTDELRYERAGGRNILVLEKIL, encoded by the coding sequence CTGCCCGGGGCGCTCGCCGCGGTGACCGGGGCTCTCGAACGCCTCGGCGTGCCCGGAGAGGCCGTCCAGGCGCTTGAACTTGCGGTGGACGAGGCGGTGACCAATATCATGCTTCATGGCTATTCCTCTTCGGAATGCCGGATCTGGATCTCCTGCGGGGTCGAGGGCGGGGTGGTCAGGGTGCGGATCGAGGACGAGGGGGTGCCCTTCGATCCCACGGAGGCCGCGGAGCCCGACCTTGAGGGGGACGCCGATGAACGGCCCATCGGCGGCCTCGGCATCCACCTGATCAGGCGGATGACCGATGAACTGCGATACGAACGTGCAGGCGGACGGAACATTCTGGTCCTTGAAAAAATTCTGTGA
- a CDS encoding MFS transporter yields MTTSPSCRSAPIDRRCILVIATLASFLTPFMSSSVNIALPLIGEEFGANAVLIGWIPTSFILASAIFMIPMGRLADIHGMRRIFFPGFVIFTIATLLCALSDSTSMLIGFRLVQGFGSAMIFSTAVAALTAVYPPGERGRVLGINVASVYIGLATGPFLGGVLTHAFGWRSIFLAVLPLGAVVILLLLRNREEWTERNPDHFDLFGSVLYGLMLLSLMYGLSVLPETAGWGYIIFGILMLALFIRREMRVESPVLQVRLFLENHVFAFSNLAALINYSATFAVTFLLSLYLQYNRGLDPQAAGLILVAQPLVQAVLSPAAGRISDRIEPGIVASAGMGVTVVGLAMLALLTAETPPVFIVGALALLGLGFALFSSPNTNAIMSSVERRYLGIASATLGTSRQVGMMLSMGIAMMIFSVVIGRVQITPEYHAALLSSVQIAFALFAALCVAGIYFSLARGRVRSEAA; encoded by the coding sequence ATGACCACCTCTCCCTCGTGCAGGAGTGCACCAATAGACCGGCGGTGCATCCTGGTGATCGCCACCCTCGCCTCGTTTTTAACGCCCTTCATGAGCTCGTCGGTCAACATCGCCCTCCCGCTCATCGGAGAGGAGTTCGGGGCCAACGCCGTCCTTATCGGCTGGATCCCGACCTCCTTCATCCTCGCCTCGGCGATATTCATGATCCCGATGGGCAGGCTTGCCGACATCCACGGCATGCGGCGGATCTTCTTCCCCGGCTTTGTGATCTTCACGATCGCGACGCTGCTCTGCGCCCTCTCCGATTCGACCTCTATGCTCATCGGTTTCCGCCTGGTCCAGGGGTTCGGGAGCGCCATGATCTTCTCGACGGCGGTCGCCGCCCTCACGGCCGTATACCCGCCGGGCGAACGCGGCCGGGTGCTCGGGATCAATGTCGCCTCGGTCTATATCGGCCTCGCCACGGGTCCGTTTCTGGGCGGGGTGCTGACCCATGCCTTCGGCTGGCGGAGCATTTTCCTTGCGGTCCTCCCGCTCGGCGCCGTCGTCATCCTCCTCCTCCTCAGGAACAGGGAGGAGTGGACCGAACGCAATCCCGATCACTTCGACCTCTTCGGTTCGGTGCTCTACGGCCTGATGCTCCTCTCCCTGATGTACGGCCTCTCGGTCCTCCCGGAGACGGCGGGATGGGGTTATATCATCTTCGGCATCCTCATGCTCGCCCTCTTCATCCGCCGGGAGATGCGCGTGGAGAGCCCGGTCCTGCAGGTGAGGCTCTTCCTTGAGAACCATGTCTTCGCCTTCTCGAACCTCGCCGCCCTCATCAATTACAGCGCCACCTTTGCGGTCACCTTCCTCCTCTCCCTCTACCTCCAGTACAACAGGGGTCTTGACCCGCAGGCCGCCGGGCTGATCCTGGTCGCCCAGCCCCTGGTGCAGGCGGTGCTCTCCCCGGCGGCCGGGCGGATCTCAGACCGGATCGAGCCCGGGATCGTCGCTTCGGCCGGGATGGGCGTGACGGTGGTCGGGCTTGCCATGCTCGCCCTCCTCACCGCGGAGACGCCGCCCGTCTTTATCGTCGGGGCCCTCGCCCTTCTCGGCCTCGGGTTCGCCCTCTTCTCCTCGCCGAACACCAACGCGATCATGAGTTCGGTGGAGCGGCGCTACCTCGGCATCGCCTCGGCCACCCTCGGGACCTCCCGCCAGGTCGGGATGATGCTCTCGATGGGGATCGCCATGATGATCTTCTCGGTGGTCATCGGGCGCGTCCAGATCACCCCGGAGTACCACGCCGCCCTCCTCTCGAGCGTGCAGATCGCATTCGCCCTTTTTGCCGCCCTCTGCGTCGCCGGGATCTACTTCTCCCTGGCGCGGGGCCGGGTGCGGAGCGAGGCGGCCTGA
- a CDS encoding FKBP-type peptidyl-prolyl cis-trans isomerase, with protein MASRIALAGCAILAALILAAGCTGTPGQETAATGDNVTVEYTGMYLNGTVFDTSVGRAPLTFMVGGGRVIPGFNDAVIGMAVDETKEVTIPVDEAYGQHRDDLVFYINSTDLPADTAVGQVFLQNSAQFRVVAVNETTVTLDANSPLAGQDLKFTIKLLSIE; from the coding sequence ATGGCATCAAGGATCGCACTGGCGGGATGCGCCATACTGGCGGCACTGATCCTCGCTGCAGGGTGCACCGGGACACCCGGGCAGGAGACGGCTGCAACAGGGGATAATGTCACGGTCGAATATACCGGAATGTACCTGAACGGCACCGTGTTCGACACCTCGGTCGGCAGGGCCCCTCTCACCTTCATGGTCGGCGGGGGCCGGGTGATCCCCGGGTTTAACGATGCGGTCATCGGCATGGCCGTGGACGAGACGAAAGAGGTGACCATCCCGGTCGACGAGGCATATGGACAGCACCGGGACGACCTGGTCTTTTACATAAACAGCACCGACCTGCCGGCCGATACGGCGGTCGGGCAGGTGTTCCTGCAGAACTCGGCGCAGTTTAGAGTGGTGGCGGTGAACGAGACGACCGTCACCCTGGACGCAAACTCGCCTCTCGCCGGGCAGGACCTCAAGTTTACGATCAAACTGCTCTCGATCGAGTGA
- a CDS encoding ketopantoate reductase family protein, whose product MIAILGAGAVGLSLAGKLAGAARVYVLCRPVHADAIRDRGLLMEGIWGDRTVEGIACIAGPDDLPPSVDYIFITAKGTGTAAICEQFAGIMKGSTVVSLQNGIGNEEVIARYAGSVIGGTVTTNFSVEGPAEVRVKSASGPMMLGAWSGGDAAGLDRLIRIVRAAGIPVERSPDIRAGKWAKSLLNITVNPLCALFSVPVGATADDRLRGVIAHLVHETFAVMAAEGVRVPWATPEAYLAHLFCVQIPDFASVYPSMYYDIKIGRKTEIDLLNGYVAALGERHGIPTPYNRCIADLIRFRESAGPAHPTDEALS is encoded by the coding sequence GTGATAGCGATTCTCGGTGCAGGAGCGGTCGGCCTCTCCCTTGCAGGAAAACTCGCCGGGGCGGCGAGGGTGTACGTCCTCTGCAGACCGGTCCACGCCGACGCCATCCGGGACCGCGGTCTTTTGATGGAGGGAATCTGGGGGGACCGGACCGTCGAAGGAATCGCCTGCATCGCCGGGCCGGACGATCTCCCGCCTTCCGTCGACTACATCTTCATCACGGCGAAAGGCACCGGCACGGCGGCGATCTGCGAGCAGTTTGCCGGCATCATGAAGGGCTCGACCGTCGTCTCCCTCCAGAACGGCATCGGCAACGAGGAGGTGATCGCCCGCTATGCCGGCAGCGTGATCGGCGGCACCGTGACCACCAATTTCTCGGTCGAAGGCCCGGCAGAGGTCAGGGTCAAAAGCGCGAGCGGCCCGATGATGCTGGGGGCGTGGTCGGGCGGCGACGCAGCCGGCCTGGACCGTCTCATCAGGATCGTCCGCGCCGCCGGGATCCCGGTCGAGCGGTCGCCTGATATCAGGGCGGGAAAATGGGCAAAGTCCCTCCTGAACATAACGGTAAACCCGCTCTGCGCTCTTTTCTCGGTCCCGGTCGGGGCGACGGCCGACGACCGCCTCAGGGGAGTCATTGCCCACCTGGTCCATGAGACCTTCGCCGTCATGGCGGCCGAAGGCGTCAGGGTGCCGTGGGCGACCCCTGAAGCGTATCTTGCCCATCTCTTTTGCGTGCAGATCCCTGACTTCGCGTCGGTGTATCCCTCGATGTATTACGACATCAAAATAGGGAGAAAGACCGAGATCGACCTGCTCAACGGGTATGTCGCCGCCCTCGGCGAACGGCACGGCATCCCCACCCCCTACAACCGGTGCATCGCCGACCTGATCAGGTTCAGGGAGTCTGCCGGGCCCGCTCACCCGACCGACGAGGCGCTCTCGTAG
- the nifU gene encoding Fe-S cluster assembly scaffold protein NifU: MEDRPQIGYSKKVMDHFMNPRNVGEFEDPDGVGTVGNPVCGDLMQVSIKVKDDVITDVRFKTFGCGSAIATASMVTEMAKGKTIEEAMAITRTDVADELEGLPPVKMHCSNLAADALHAAIKDYQEKKK; encoded by the coding sequence ATGGAAGATCGGCCACAGATTGGCTATTCAAAAAAGGTGATGGATCATTTCATGAATCCCAGGAACGTCGGGGAGTTCGAGGACCCCGACGGCGTGGGGACGGTGGGGAACCCGGTCTGCGGGGACCTGATGCAGGTCTCGATCAAGGTGAAAGACGATGTGATCACCGACGTGCGCTTCAAGACCTTCGGGTGCGGGTCGGCGATCGCAACGGCGAGCATGGTGACCGAGATGGCAAAGGGGAAGACGATCGAGGAGGCGATGGCGATCACCCGCACGGACGTCGCCGACGAACTCGAAGGGCTCCCGCCGGTGAAGATGCACTGCTCGAACCTTGCGGCAGACGCCCTGCATGCGGCGATCAAGGACTACCAGGAGAAGAAAAAGTAG
- a CDS encoding PP2C family protein-serine/threonine phosphatase, with amino-acid sequence MNVEIQDLLVLLQMICVIIVAAYFITRTGIFTEVLERRLSIRNRVYLILFFGILSIYGTLSGVEVLGAPINVRDLGPMVAGIFCGPVVGLGAGLIGGAFRMGMGGFTAVPCSLSTVVAGLLGGAIYYAHRGRPVAVKTAVGFAAGMELLHMGVVLALAQPFDQALSLVNGVALPMILANAVGMFIFAQLIANLLAERQTKAERDSYHDELQRKKAELQIAADIQQTFLPKSIPPLKGFDLFAVSCPAREVGGDFYDAIRLRPDHTGLVIADVSGKSVSAALYMALSRTIIRAMATWHPEVSLALADANTMIEEQSDSGMFVTLFYGVLNEQNRTLTYANAGHNPPLLLRAGSNDFVRLMPTGVALGAARDQEYGEAQVTVLPGDLLVLYTDGVTEAINSKDEEFSEARLMETVLKVRGRSSQEIIREIRDGIREHAGDEPQFDDITLMVLRGV; translated from the coding sequence ATGAACGTCGAAATACAGGATCTGCTCGTTCTCCTGCAGATGATCTGCGTCATCATCGTCGCAGCCTATTTCATCACCAGGACCGGGATCTTCACCGAAGTACTTGAACGGCGGCTTTCGATCAGGAACAGAGTGTACCTGATCCTGTTTTTCGGTATCCTTTCGATATACGGGACCCTGAGCGGCGTCGAAGTGCTCGGCGCGCCGATCAATGTGCGGGACCTCGGCCCGATGGTCGCCGGCATCTTCTGCGGGCCGGTGGTCGGTCTCGGCGCCGGGCTCATCGGCGGCGCCTTCAGGATGGGAATGGGGGGTTTCACCGCTGTCCCCTGTTCGCTCTCGACGGTCGTTGCCGGCCTTCTCGGCGGGGCAATCTATTACGCCCACCGGGGGCGCCCGGTCGCCGTCAAAACCGCCGTCGGATTTGCCGCGGGCATGGAACTGCTCCACATGGGGGTCGTCCTCGCCCTGGCGCAACCCTTCGACCAGGCCCTCTCCCTCGTGAACGGGGTGGCCCTGCCGATGATTCTTGCCAACGCCGTCGGGATGTTCATCTTCGCGCAGCTGATCGCCAACCTCCTTGCCGAGCGGCAGACAAAGGCCGAGCGCGACTCGTACCACGACGAACTCCAGCGGAAAAAGGCCGAACTCCAGATTGCCGCAGATATCCAGCAGACATTCCTCCCGAAGTCCATCCCGCCGCTGAAGGGATTCGACCTCTTCGCCGTCAGCTGCCCGGCACGGGAGGTCGGCGGCGATTTCTACGATGCGATCCGCTTAAGGCCGGACCATACCGGGCTTGTCATCGCGGACGTCTCGGGCAAGAGCGTCTCTGCGGCCCTGTACATGGCGCTCTCCCGCACGATCATCAGGGCGATGGCGACCTGGCACCCCGAGGTCTCGCTCGCCCTTGCCGATGCGAACACGATGATCGAGGAGCAGTCGGATTCGGGCATGTTCGTCACCCTCTTCTATGGCGTGCTCAATGAGCAGAACCGGACGCTCACCTACGCCAATGCCGGCCACAACCCGCCCCTCCTCCTTCGGGCGGGGTCGAACGATTTTGTCCGCCTGATGCCGACGGGTGTGGCGCTCGGCGCCGCCAGAGACCAGGAGTACGGGGAGGCGCAGGTCACCGTCCTGCCGGGCGACCTGCTCGTCCTCTACACCGACGGCGTGACCGAGGCGATCAACAGCAAAGACGAAGAGTTCAGCGAGGCAAGACTGATGGAGACGGTGCTGAAGGTGCGCGGCCGTTCGTCGCAGGAGATCATCAGGGAGATCAGGGATGGGATTCGCGAGCACGCGGGTGACGAGCCCCAGTTTGACGATATCACCCTGATGGTACTCAGGGGGGTGTGA
- a CDS encoding STAS domain-containing protein: protein MTNAIGISVHAGEDGAVVSVTGRIDASSACLLETEFSRLIEGGERTIIVDMGGLEYISSSGLRVLLAAKKNLKKVGGDLSIAALKPFVREVFEISGFLRIFSVHDTVEEAARRKGQRG, encoded by the coding sequence ATGACGAATGCCATCGGCATATCAGTGCATGCGGGCGAGGATGGTGCCGTCGTATCCGTAACAGGAAGGATCGACGCCTCTTCGGCCTGCCTCCTGGAAACAGAGTTTTCCCGGCTCATCGAAGGCGGCGAACGCACGATCATCGTCGACATGGGGGGGCTCGAGTATATCAGCAGTTCGGGTCTCCGGGTGCTCCTCGCGGCAAAGAAGAACCTGAAAAAGGTGGGCGGGGATCTCTCGATCGCCGCCCTGAAGCCGTTTGTGCGGGAAGTCTTTGAGATATCAGGTTTTTTGAGGATCTTTTCCGTCCATGACACGGTCGAGGAGGCCGCTCGCAGAAAGGGACAGAGAGGATGA
- a CDS encoding fasciclin domain-containing protein has translation MKTIVETAIETGEFTTLVKAVQAADLVNTLNSPGPFTVFAPNDAAFAKLPKGTVEELVKDKERLKSVLTYHVVAGKYMAADVMKMKSAKTVQGGELMFDTKAGVKVNNAQVIKPDVLCSNGVCHVIDAVLMPK, from the coding sequence ATGAAAACCATTGTAGAAACAGCGATTGAAACCGGCGAGTTCACCACGCTCGTCAAGGCCGTACAGGCAGCCGATCTCGTAAATACCCTGAATTCTCCGGGGCCTTTCACTGTATTCGCACCAAACGACGCCGCATTTGCAAAACTGCCGAAGGGCACCGTTGAGGAACTAGTCAAGGACAAAGAGCGTCTGAAATCGGTGCTCACCTACCACGTCGTTGCAGGCAAGTACATGGCGGCAGACGTGATGAAGATGAAATCGGCAAAAACCGTCCAGGGCGGAGAACTCATGTTCGACACCAAGGCCGGTGTGAAGGTCAACAATGCACAGGTGATCAAGCCGGACGTTCTCTGTTCAAACGGCGTCTGCCACGTCATCGACGCAGTTCTGATGCCGAAATAA
- a CDS encoding class I SAM-dependent methyltransferase — MAGEEWEQDYLARGERWGGAVHDLPAIGGCGRLLEVGCGNGKTLAAIAANNAGVVGIDCSAAAVALARRSVRDAAHLLVADVRALPFRGGSYDAVCAFHVLGHMEEGDRRRAAGALSRVLREGGRLFFRGFSTADMRYGKGAETEPASYRRGDGILTHYFTEEEVADLFSTLAPVRLLTRTWPLRVRGTAHLRAEIEGIFRK, encoded by the coding sequence ATGGCCGGGGAAGAATGGGAGCAGGACTACCTGGCCAGGGGAGAGCGCTGGGGCGGGGCGGTCCACGATCTCCCCGCGATCGGAGGGTGCGGGCGCCTCCTTGAAGTCGGGTGCGGCAATGGAAAGACGCTCGCTGCGATCGCCGCAAACAATGCCGGTGTTGTCGGTATAGATTGTTCTGCCGCGGCGGTCGCCCTTGCCCGCAGATCGGTCCGCGACGCCGCCCACCTGCTCGTCGCCGATGTGCGTGCCCTCCCGTTCAGGGGAGGAAGTTATGACGCCGTCTGCGCCTTCCATGTGCTGGGCCACATGGAAGAGGGAGACCGGAGGCGTGCGGCAGGGGCGTTGAGCCGGGTGCTCCGCGAGGGGGGACGCCTCTTTTTCCGGGGTTTTTCCACCGCGGACATGCGCTATGGTAAGGGGGCGGAGACGGAACCCGCATCATACCGGCGGGGCGACGGGATACTCACGCACTATTTTACCGAAGAGGAGGTCGCCGACCTCTTCTCCACCCTCGCCCCGGTGCGTCTCCTGACCCGGACGTGGCCCCTCAGGGTCAGGGGGACGGCGCACCTGCGCGCCGAGATCGAGGGGATCTTCCGGAAATAA